The Gracilibacillus caseinilyticus genome segment GTCCACTGGCTGATTTCCTCATTTCCCCTTGAATTAACGTATCTCTTTGCAACCTTAATAAAATGGGATAAATGGAACCTTCACTTACATCTATCCCTTGCCCTTGTAACTTCATTGCTAATTCATAACCATATACCGATTCTTTAGAGATAATTGCTAATATACATCCTTCTAATATTCCTTTTAATAATTGACTTCGTACAGACATTCCTTCACCTACCTTGCATTACATGATACCTGTTAAATAAAAAACAAGATATCAAGTATCTTGTTATACAATATAGTTATATTATAGTGATTATTCTTAATAATTTCAAGTT includes the following:
- a CDS encoding PadR family transcriptional regulator codes for the protein MSVRSQLLKGILEGCILAIISKESVYGYELAMKLQGQGIDVSEGSIYPILLRLQRDTLIQGEMRKSASGPNRKYYALTAKGYESLASFKKNWNSLKVPVDQLLTEEGEME